One Fusobacterium simiae DNA window includes the following coding sequences:
- a CDS encoding M42 family metallopeptidase, with the protein MKIDLKYILNKTVELLNIPSPVGYTHKAIEWVKNELKTLDIVNYNITKKGALIAYIKGENSNYKKMISAHVDTLGAVVKKIKKNGRLEVTNVGGLAWGSVEGENVTIHTISGKTYSGTLLPIKASVHVYGDVAREMPRTEETMEIRIDEDVKTDNDVLNLGILQGDFVSFETRTRILDNGYIKSRYLDDKLCVAQILSYIKYLKDNKLKPKTDLYVYFSNYEEIGHGVSVFPEDLDEFIAVDIGLVAGEDAHGDEKKVQIIAKDSRTPYDFTLRKKLQETADKNNIKYTVGVYNRYGSDASIAILQGFDFKYACIGPNVDATHHYERCHNDGIIETVKLLIAYL; encoded by the coding sequence ATGAAAATTGATTTAAAATATATACTTAATAAAACTGTTGAACTTTTAAATATACCTAGCCCAGTTGGTTATACTCATAAGGCTATTGAATGGGTAAAAAATGAATTAAAAACTTTAGATATAGTAAACTATAATATCACAAAAAAAGGTGCATTAATTGCATATATAAAAGGAGAAAATTCAAATTACAAGAAAATGATTTCTGCTCATGTTGATACCTTAGGAGCTGTTGTAAAGAAAATTAAAAAGAATGGTAGACTAGAAGTTACTAATGTTGGTGGTCTTGCTTGGGGTTCTGTTGAAGGAGAAAATGTAACTATTCATACTATTTCTGGAAAAACATATTCTGGAACTTTACTTCCTATAAAAGCTTCTGTTCATGTATATGGAGATGTTGCAAGAGAAATGCCAAGAACAGAAGAAACAATGGAAATCAGAATAGATGAGGATGTAAAAACTGATAATGATGTTTTAAATTTAGGTATTTTACAAGGTGATTTCGTTTCTTTTGAAACCCGTACAAGAATTTTAGATAATGGCTATATAAAATCAAGATATTTAGATGATAAGTTATGTGTTGCTCAAATTTTATCTTATATCAAATATTTAAAAGATAATAAGTTAAAACCAAAAACAGACTTGTATGTATACTTTTCTAATTATGAAGAAATAGGACATGGAGTTTCAGTTTTTCCAGAAGATTTAGATGAATTTATAGCAGTTGACATTGGGCTTGTTGCAGGGGAAGATGCACATGGAGATGAAAAAAAAGTGCAAATTATTGCAAAGGATAGTAGAACTCCTTATGACTTTACTCTTAGAAAAAAGCTTCAAGAAACTGCTGATAAAAATAATATAAAATACACAGTTGGAGTTTATAACAGATATGGATCAGATGCATCAATTGCAATTTTACAAGGTTTTGATTTTAAATATGCTTGTATAGGTCCAAATGTTGATGCAACTCATCATTATGAAAGATGTCATAATGATGGAATTATTGAAACAGTAAAATTATTGATAGCTTATTTATAA